One Arthrobacter sp. StoSoilB19 DNA window includes the following coding sequences:
- a CDS encoding molybdopterin-dependent oxidoreductase, which produces MAAGELAAGVLSPSLSPLTAVGGAVIDAVPPGVKDWAISVFGTADKAALLVGMALVIAALAALAGALERRRRFTGAAVIGIFGLAGAAAVLTRSQMTPLSLVPPLLAAVAAVVLLRFLLRRLQAWDAAIAGQAASHQAASHRAVADHPEDSLPAAPGEATPDSAATPSRRSFFQALGITAAAAAAGGVLAGIWRGATMAVNEARARITLPAAASPAIPVPTAAEAGVAGMPPLVTPNRDFYRIDTALSVPAVSPDTWVLKVTGMVAREVLLSFADLMAKPLTERHITIACVSNGVGGDLIGNARWLGWPVRELLALAVPQPGADMVLSRSADGWTAGTPLDVLTDNRDALLAVGMNGEPLPLEHGFPVRLVVPGLYGYVSATKWVTELKVTRFADDAGYWTPRGWSARGPIKTSSRIDVPRSGRPVNAGTVVFAGVAWAQHTGIRNVELRINRGPWREAELATGISADTWYQWKLAMDLAPGQYEVQVRATNLAGEPQDETARPPAPDGATGFHTVRVDVKS; this is translated from the coding sequence ATTGCAGCAGGGGAGTTGGCTGCGGGGGTTCTCAGCCCCTCCCTTTCGCCGTTGACGGCCGTTGGCGGTGCCGTGATCGATGCCGTGCCTCCGGGCGTCAAGGACTGGGCGATCTCTGTCTTCGGCACGGCCGACAAGGCAGCGCTCCTGGTGGGAATGGCGTTGGTCATCGCCGCCCTGGCCGCACTGGCCGGAGCGCTCGAGCGCCGCCGCCGGTTCACTGGTGCTGCCGTGATCGGAATCTTTGGACTTGCCGGAGCGGCCGCCGTCCTGACGCGTTCCCAGATGACCCCCCTGTCCCTCGTGCCGCCGCTCCTGGCCGCGGTGGCCGCCGTCGTGCTGTTGCGGTTCCTGCTGCGCAGGCTGCAGGCATGGGATGCCGCGATTGCCGGCCAAGCAGCCTCCCACCAAGCAGCCTCCCACCGAGCAGTTGCAGATCATCCCGAGGACAGCCTTCCCGCTGCCCCCGGCGAGGCCACACCGGACTCCGCGGCCACCCCATCGCGCCGCAGCTTCTTCCAGGCCCTGGGCATCACCGCAGCCGCCGCTGCGGCAGGGGGAGTACTGGCGGGAATCTGGCGCGGGGCCACCATGGCTGTCAATGAGGCCAGGGCACGCATCACCCTGCCCGCAGCGGCATCGCCGGCAATACCTGTGCCCACTGCTGCGGAAGCCGGTGTTGCCGGAATGCCGCCGCTGGTGACCCCGAACCGGGATTTCTACCGGATCGACACCGCGCTGTCCGTCCCGGCGGTCAGCCCGGATACCTGGGTCCTCAAGGTAACCGGCATGGTGGCCCGGGAAGTCCTGCTCTCCTTCGCCGACCTAATGGCGAAGCCCCTCACCGAGCGGCACATCACCATTGCCTGCGTCTCCAACGGAGTGGGCGGCGACCTGATCGGCAACGCCCGCTGGCTCGGCTGGCCGGTCCGGGAACTGCTGGCCCTGGCCGTTCCCCAGCCGGGCGCAGACATGGTCCTCTCCCGCAGTGCCGACGGCTGGACCGCCGGGACGCCCCTGGATGTCCTCACCGACAACCGGGACGCCCTGCTTGCCGTGGGCATGAACGGTGAACCGCTCCCGCTGGAGCACGGCTTCCCGGTCCGGTTGGTGGTTCCCGGCCTCTACGGCTATGTCTCGGCCACCAAATGGGTCACCGAGCTCAAGGTCACCCGGTTCGCCGATGACGCCGGATATTGGACCCCGCGCGGCTGGTCCGCGCGCGGCCCAATCAAGACCTCGTCCCGCATTGACGTCCCCCGCAGCGGCCGCCCGGTTAACGCGGGAACAGTTGTCTTCGCCGGCGTTGCCTGGGCCCAGCACACCGGCATCCGGAACGTGGAACTGCGGATCAACCGGGGACCGTGGCGGGAAGCGGAACTGGCCACGGGAATCTCCGCCGACACCTGGTACCAGTGGAAGCTGGCCATGGACCTTGCCCCGGGGCAGTACGAGGTCCAGGTCCGGGCCACCAACCTGGCGGGCGAACCCCAGGACGAAACCGCGCGGCCGCCGGCACCGGACGGCGCCACGGGATTCCACACGGTTAGAGTTGACGTGAAATCCTGA
- the glp gene encoding gephyrin-like molybdotransferase Glp: MTSHTPHALADHTPEGHVHHAAEGSRSVAGHAAAVVELLRPLLSMDRMETLPLSQALGRALVDDVAAPLSLPPFANSQMDGYAVRSGDLPDGGGDLRIMPPVPAGSSPEPLEPGTAAPIMTGAMIPAGADAVVPIEKAVPDHFLDPGNTAGDGSGATVRLPGTAPGTFVRFPGSDIAAGERALASGTCLGPAQLGLLAALGLPEVAVYKAVTVLLVTTGDEVVEPGLPLPPGKIYDSNGTLLEAAMKQAGLTVRRTGISTDTPAELQALLRTESPGADLIVTTGGVSKGAYEVVRQAMADQPVRFVHVAMQPGGPQGLGTFDGVPFLGFPGNPVSCLVSFEMFLRPALSALLGAPGRRLPLRARLDLGGPGRPLTSPGHKHQVRRGSLQPDGTVKLEGGESSHLMHALAGSNVLVHVPVGVTELADGDEVEVWML, translated from the coding sequence ATGACCAGCCACACCCCGCACGCCCTGGCAGACCACACCCCGGAAGGCCACGTCCACCATGCAGCGGAGGGTTCCCGGTCGGTCGCGGGCCATGCCGCCGCAGTCGTGGAACTCCTGCGGCCGCTCCTGTCAATGGACCGGATGGAAACCCTCCCGCTTAGCCAGGCGCTGGGCCGGGCCCTGGTGGACGATGTGGCCGCGCCACTCAGCCTTCCTCCTTTCGCCAATTCCCAAATGGACGGATACGCCGTCCGTTCCGGCGACCTTCCCGACGGCGGCGGGGACCTCCGCATCATGCCCCCGGTTCCGGCCGGGTCAAGCCCGGAGCCACTCGAACCAGGAACCGCGGCACCCATCATGACCGGTGCCATGATCCCGGCGGGGGCCGACGCCGTCGTACCCATTGAAAAGGCGGTGCCCGATCACTTCCTGGACCCCGGAAACACAGCGGGGGACGGCAGCGGCGCCACCGTGCGGCTGCCCGGCACCGCGCCGGGAACGTTCGTGCGCTTCCCGGGCAGCGACATCGCGGCGGGGGAGCGGGCGCTGGCCTCCGGGACCTGCCTGGGGCCGGCCCAGTTGGGGCTTCTCGCTGCCTTGGGCCTCCCGGAGGTGGCGGTGTACAAGGCGGTGACCGTCCTGCTCGTCACCACGGGCGACGAAGTGGTGGAACCCGGCCTGCCGCTTCCTCCCGGCAAAATCTACGACTCCAACGGAACGCTCCTTGAGGCCGCCATGAAGCAGGCGGGACTCACAGTCCGCCGCACCGGCATTTCCACCGACACTCCGGCGGAGCTGCAGGCGCTGCTGCGGACCGAAAGCCCGGGGGCTGACCTGATCGTCACCACCGGCGGGGTCAGCAAGGGAGCCTACGAGGTAGTGCGGCAGGCAATGGCGGACCAGCCGGTCCGCTTCGTGCATGTGGCCATGCAGCCGGGCGGCCCCCAGGGACTGGGAACGTTCGACGGCGTGCCATTCCTTGGGTTTCCCGGCAATCCGGTCAGCTGCCTGGTGTCCTTCGAGATGTTCCTCCGTCCCGCTTTGTCAGCCTTGCTGGGGGCACCGGGCCGGAGGCTGCCGTTGCGCGCCCGCCTTGATCTTGGGGGCCCGGGCCGTCCGCTCACCTCTCCCGGGCACAAGCACCAGGTCCGCCGCGGCAGCCTGCAGCCGGACGGGACCGTGAAGCTGGAGGGCGGCGAGAGTTCGCACCTGATGCACGCACTCGCGGGGTCGAACGTCCTGGTTCATGTCCCTGTGGGTGTAACGGAACTCGCTGACGGCGACGAGGTGGAAGTATGGATGCTGTGA
- the moaC gene encoding cyclic pyranopterin monophosphate synthase MoaC, producing the protein MDAVNAEHTPALTHLRQDGSAQMVDVSAKAETTREATATATVRTTPEVMQLLGSGGLPKGDALAVARVAGIMAAKKTPDLIPLCHPLPLSKVTVDFDLGAAAVTISSTVKTRGVTGVEMEALTAASVAALSVYDMIKAVDKHAVLTDIKVLAKSGGKSGDWAL; encoded by the coding sequence ATGGATGCTGTGAACGCAGAACATACCCCCGCACTGACGCACCTGCGCCAGGACGGCAGCGCCCAGATGGTTGATGTCTCCGCCAAGGCCGAGACCACGCGGGAGGCCACCGCCACCGCCACCGTCCGGACCACCCCCGAGGTGATGCAGCTCCTGGGCTCCGGCGGGCTCCCCAAGGGCGACGCCCTGGCCGTTGCCCGGGTGGCCGGCATCATGGCGGCCAAGAAGACGCCGGACCTGATTCCGCTGTGCCATCCGTTGCCCCTCTCGAAAGTCACCGTTGACTTCGACCTCGGCGCGGCCGCCGTCACCATCAGCTCCACCGTGAAGACCAGGGGCGTCACGGGAGTTGAAATGGAGGCCCTGACGGCTGCCTCCGTGGCAGCCCTCAGCGTTTACGACATGATCAAGGCCGTGGACAAGCATGCCGTCCTGACGGACATCAAGGTGCTGGCCAAGAGCGGCGGCAAGAGCGGAGACTGGGCACTGTGA
- a CDS encoding MogA/MoaB family molybdenum cofactor biosynthesis protein, producing the protein MTDPNILDVSEPHRHGDVQGRKAGVVIASTRAAAGIYDDETGPVITDWLTEHGFDVFPAMVVPDGEPVGAAIRALLTQRPAVVITSGGTGLSPDDRTPDVTLPLLDREIPGIMEAIRRAGAAKTPLAALSRGYAGAAGQTFIVNLPGSPKGVMDGLSVLDPVIGHLCDQLEGGHGH; encoded by the coding sequence GTGACCGACCCCAACATCCTGGACGTCTCCGAACCCCACCGCCACGGCGACGTGCAGGGGCGGAAGGCCGGCGTCGTCATCGCGTCCACCCGTGCCGCAGCGGGCATCTACGACGACGAAACCGGCCCCGTGATCACCGACTGGCTCACTGAACACGGCTTTGACGTCTTCCCGGCCATGGTGGTTCCCGACGGCGAGCCCGTGGGCGCTGCCATCCGGGCGCTCCTCACCCAGCGTCCCGCCGTCGTCATCACCAGCGGCGGAACCGGCCTCAGCCCGGACGACCGGACACCCGACGTCACCCTGCCCCTGCTGGACCGGGAAATCCCGGGCATCATGGAGGCGATAAGGCGTGCCGGCGCTGCCAAGACTCCGCTGGCGGCCCTGAGCAGGGGCTATGCGGGCGCTGCCGGGCAGACGTTCATTGTGAACCTGCCCGGGTCACCGAAGGGTGTCATGGATGGGCTGAGCGTCCTGGACCCGGTGATCGGACATCTTTGCGACCAGTTGGAAGGCGGACATGGGCACTGA